Within Natator depressus isolate rNatDep1 chromosome 6, rNatDep2.hap1, whole genome shotgun sequence, the genomic segment AATACACACAAGAAAACCCCTGTGCCCCCGCCGTAGGATCGGAGACCTGCCTGCCCCCTTGCCCGCGGGTCTGACGCCCGCAAGCCCGACGCACGCAAGCCCCTGGGAAGGGCCGGTGGCGTTTTCACCCCGGGGCACCCCCAAGGATGCCCCTGTAAGGGGGGGTGAACCCCAACCCACCTGGGGTCACACCTGTGGGTCCCCCTGACAGCTATTCAGCCCCCACGGGTCAGGATTAAACTCCCAGGGAGAGGCCGGGATCAACACCAGAGGACTATTTTGCGGGGCCCTGTATAAACCCCCCCCGCCCAAATTTATCCCCAGACCCTGGGAAATGGGGGGCACGTTTCCAGCAAGGGAAGGAACCAGAAGGGGTCCCCGGATCCCCCACTACCCTGAGCTTAAACTTTGGGAACCCCCTTGTATTTCTCCAGTGGCAGTCGCACCTTCCTGGGGGACACCTCCCTCATCTAGGTGGGGGCCCCCAACCCGAGGCAGCCAGATCCCCCAAATTGGGGCTAAGGATGTGGTATGACCCCCCACCCTTGTGTTTAACTGGGGCTGGTCttaggtttttttgggggggacacCCTCTAATCTGGGACAGCCCCCCAAATcagtctccctgcccccccccaattcccccaGGAACATGGATCTCCTTAGGACCAAGGGGAACTCCAGCCTAGGCAACTTCCTTATAGTTCCTTGTTCTAGCTATTCTGTTCCCATGCCCAGTAAGGTGCTCTAGGGCGGGGATAAGAAGGGGGCCCAGAGGGGCTGCACCCCTGGATAGCCACCGGTGCACCCCCCACTGCGGACACAGGAGTCCAGGGCTCATAGCTGGATTGAAGGGACAATTAAGGTCAAATAGCTGGACCTTAAAAGTGACACCTGCTCTGacccagagagagaagggaaaactggggagcccccaccccccaaaggggCAGCAGACTTCCAGGACAACGGGGGATCCGGCTGATCACAGAAACAGGAGAAGGCAGGTAAAGTCTCCACCTTGGGGCTGGCACcctctggaggggaaaggccccatctcctcttccctgccctcctgagccagccagcgcctgccctggggccggtgccccctagaggggaaaggccccgggtCCCATTCCCTGTCTCCCCCTTCCCAGGTCCCCGGCCACATGAAGTTGCATGAAAGCAGCGTCCTGGGCTACTCCCGCATGGCGGCGCCCCCCGACCGGCAGGGGCGGCTGTACAAGAAGAGCGAACGCAGCAGCAGCTACCAGCGCCGCTGGTGCGAGCTGCGGGGGAACCTGCTCTTTTACTGGGAGCGGCAGGGGGACCGCGAGCCGCTGGGGCTGATCCTCCTGGAAGGCTGCACCGTGGAGCTACAGGAGTCTGCCACGGAGCCTTTCACCTTCCAGATCTCCTACCCTCAGGGTCCGCTGGGCCACCGGGCCTACAAGATGGCTGCTGAAGACCAGACTTCCATGGAgggctgggtgcgggctctgagcaCGGCCAGCTTTGACTACCTGCGGGTCCTGTTGACGGAGCTGGAGGGACAGTACCGGGACAGCGGGGCCCTCAGGGTGACACCACTGGAGGAGGGGGCTGCGCGGTGCAGCCCAttggtgtcagcagtgggattGCCAGACTTTGAGGGGCTTCACCAGCAGTTTGGGAAGGAGATTGTGAAACTGAGggtgaggtggagggaggagagagcaggagaggcCCAGATGGTGCAGGGGGACCTGATTGATTTGGAGTAGGGAGAGAGGGAGCGGGGAAAGGAGGTGAGCTGGAGGGGGTAGGGAATCCACATTCATTGCCATCAAATACAGGATAAACTATGGGGAACCCAGGGGcaggctagcaggggctgcaggtcgggattaaGCCTTTGTAGTCTGGGGTGACTAGGAAATGGGGACAAAATATTTGCCAAATATTTACACTGTGAAGATGCCTTTACAATAATAAAATTATCGTATCCAGGCCCTGGTACCAGCCGTGTGAATTCACCATTTGGTCacatccagccagcagcaggggcgctgtggggaggggggggcgctggctgtggggggagctcccagctactccagccccaccctctcccagcagggggcgcagaggggagcaggagcactgactgccaggggagagcgccccctgcagagccccccaccctgctccatgcagcacagcaccccctagcgtgGCACCGAGGCGTTGGGGTCAGCTCTGAGGTCTGAGAACGTCCCAGTTCATTTCAGCCAATCCCCACCCGCACCAAAGGAAGATCTCGTGCCACGGAGACCAGCAAAGAAGGAGACGCTCCATCAAGGCCCACGTAGCCCATGCCTGCCTGGGGCAGGATTGTCCCCATCTGTCCCTCCAGACTCTAGCTCTGACCTCCTTCAACAATGGTGCGGCAACCGTTTctgttccaagcccccacccttggGGACGGGACCCAGTCCCCCACCGTCCTCTCCGAACCTACGCAAGCACAGAACTGCATGGCGTTGTCCTTCCATAATTCACAGCCCGGCCCCTTGTGGCCACTGCTCGTCCACCCAGTCAAGatctctaacccactagaccttGCTCCCCGcccacagaacccaggagtcctggttcccagccctcccctccccgctccaACCCACTaagccccacttccctcccagagctggggctggaacccaggagtcctggcactcGCTAACCTCACACCATAACCCTAAAAGAACTGAGACTCACAACTCAGCAACCCTCAAGCCAATGATCCAGAACAACCCGAGGACCAGAACCCACTGACActctgtgatgaagtgggggtCGTTTCTTCATGGTTTGTATGAATACTGTCTCTGTTTCCCTCATGTGCTGCATGATTAACCAGGTGGTGGGACACGGGCATTTGGTCTTTGCAGAGACCCGTAGAGGACGAAGTGTGAGTGTCCCTagctgcctgggcccagccaACGGACAAtttgtttcctggcaactgatgagCCTGGCCTGGGCAGGAAGCCAGCCAGTTCTGACCAGTTGGAAATCAAAGCCATGAGCTGGGGCGCCTGCCGTGGGACAGAGACACATGCTGCTGGACGGGTCTCAGGAAGTCAGAGAGCAGCCCTGGGCTCTAGGTCTGACCAAGGTGGACTTTGCTGTGATGTCCTGCTCTCTGTGCGAATGATGAACGTTTCTCCGCTGTTCCAGATGCCTAACAAACCCTTCTGGTGTACCCCCCTGGCTGGGAATCACTGCTGACTGCAGAAGTTAGGGTGCCCGGCCCCTTTGGGGGGGTGCATAAGGTGTCCTACTCAGGTGGACTCGCTGCGGGGAGCTCACTGCGTGGCACACGGGTGCTGATGGATCTGAGGTCGGTCTAAGGAGGTGGTGAAGCCCAGGAGACGTACCCTAGCATGCGCGCGCCCTGGAGAGGGCCCAATTCACGGCTGTTCAAGAGCACCAAGCCTGTTCACCTGTGACACCCCCAAAGGACTTTCAAGGAACTAAGACCCACAGTCTAAGGACTCTCAAAGAACTATGACCCTCAAAGACCCAAAGATCCTCCAAGACCCCCAAACCAATGACCTTCAAAGAGCCACGATCCCCAATCAGCCAATGATTCTCGGAGATCTAAAACATAAAGGGCCTTCAAAGAACCACAACCCCCAACAAGGTAATGACCCTCAAAGAGCCAGACTGACAACCCAATGACTCAAAGAGCCATGACCCCCAATGAGCCAAGGATTCTGAAATGACCCTAAAAGAACCAATGACCCTCAAAGACTTAGAATCCAATGACCTTCAAACAACCATCATGACCCCCAACCCAATGACCCTCAAAGAACCCAATGACCAAAGACCTAGAATCCAGTGACCCTCAAAGAACTGTGACCCCCAACCCAGCCTTCACAGAGCCAGACTCACAACCCAACAGCCCTCAAAGAGCCATGACCCCCAATCAGCCAATGATTCTCAAATGACCCTCCAAGAGCCAATGATTCTCAAAGATCCATCACCCGCAACCCAGAGGCCCTCAGAGCACTATACCCCCCAATCCAGTGACACCCCCCCAAGAGACCACGATTCTGAGACCTACAACCCAAACGATCCTCAGAGAGCCTTGTCCCCCAAGACAACCATGACCCCCCAAAGAACAGCACTGCGTATTCCACCAagtttgcaatattttttttttgttaacctTTTTAAACAAAGCGACAAAATAAAATCTCCGAGAAAGAGGCACGAACAAcagaaaggggcggggggaggaacggagaaggaaggaaaaagaggaGAGATGTAAAACGTAAACATCCGGTTTTCTGCCCTTCCGGCCCAGGATGGGGGTGGCATAAAAAGAGAGGCTAGGGATTGGAGCGGGCGGGCTGTATGTCTATATTCCAGTGTCTGTCCCATTAAATAAGACCTCATGGCCAAACCCAAAATGTCTGTATACATAATTACAATACTGagacatatatataatatatgtgtATAGAGAGACACGTATatacaaagggtgggagggagaaaagggGGGCTTGCTGGGTGACAGATGGGAGTTACATTGGCTGGGGGGGGCTGTTAACGACATGGTTTGTGGGAGAGGTGAATTGTGGGAATGAGGCTTGGCTGGAGGCAAAGAGCAGTAACGTGGTCTCCTGCTCCAAGGAGTGACTCTACAAGGTTAAGTTAAAGCCATGTCTTgcaaagaggggaaactgaggcacagaaaagggggAAAGTGACTTTGTTGAAGTCACGTGGGCAgggagtggcagagctgggaatagaacccaggagtcctgattccgagcccaccccccactctaacccactagaccccactccccgcctAGTGTCgggtatagaacccaggagccctggtgcTCTTTGCTAGCTTTACACAAGACAGCGGGAGTTGGGGGGTTCCCAGTGGGTCAGCCTCACCCCTCTCCCAGCCAGCGTGAAAGTGTTAGCGTCCCATCTGAGACCCAACCAGAGACCCCTGCTGTCCCTCCGTAGGGCCAGCGGGTGTCCCCTAGTGGTCGCACAGCGTACcacattcagagagagagagaaaattccaGTTATTTTAAGGGTGTTTGTTCATGCTTtttaaggggggtggggggggcggttgTTTGATGGGTCTAGGGGGACTGGAGTGTgttgatggggaggggaggggggaagagtcaCAAATAAGCcgggggaagggaggctgggaattgaaaaaacaaaagagatAACCAAGGGGGCATCCTGGGAAGGGGGGTTATTGTCTAGGGGCCAATTTAATCCCCCCCGGGGCAAATTCGGAGGGGCTATGCGATGCTAGCTGGATACAGTTGCTCCTGAAAAAGCCCCACAGCGTCAGCCACTGGGGGTCTTTATTGGCTCCCTGTCCCGCAACGCGGGGTATTCGATAAAATTTATCACGGCTCTCAAGTGAAATAAACTTTATTGATACCCTGTCTGCAAACACTGGGACGTCAATAAAGCTCATCCCTGCCCTTACATGGAATGCCATGCT encodes:
- the LOC141988471 gene encoding sesquipedalian-1-like → MKLHESSVLGYSRMAAPPDRQGRLYKKSERSSSYQRRWCELRGNLLFYWERQGDREPLGLILLEGCTVELQESATEPFTFQISYPQGPLGHRAYKMAAEDQTSMEGWVRALSTASFDYLRVLLTELEGQYRDSGALRVTPLEEGAARCSPLVSAVGLPDFEGLHQQFGKEIVKLRVRWREERAGEAQMVQGDLIDLE